One region of Synergistaceae bacterium genomic DNA includes:
- a CDS encoding helix-turn-helix transcriptional regulator → MKKKISNGFKIVQDLIKLSWIPEILKSINYGNHRYSDILNSIPYMSHTELNRKLAVLVEKNVIHKNLDDQAISYSLMEFGKDLVHIFYHLEDLEERYF, encoded by the coding sequence ATGAAAAAGAAAATTTCTAACGGCTTCAAAATTGTCCAAGATTTAATAAAGCTAAGCTGGATTCCCGAAATTCTAAAGTCTATAAATTACGGTAATCACCGCTATTCTGATATCTTAAACAGCATTCCCTATATGAGCCATACGGAACTTAACAGAAAATTAGCTGTTCTAGTAGAGAAGAATGTAATTCACAAGAACCTAGATGATCAGGCCATATCCTATTCTCTCATGGAATTCGGGAAAGACTTAGTACACATTTTTTATCACTTAGAGGATTTGGAAGAAAGGTACTTTTAA
- a CDS encoding TM2 domain-containing protein: MLLLSTIDFKDPFIMLIISWFVGTLGVDRFLIGDKGLGVAKLLTLGGCGFWALIDLFLISSRTRETNLAKLNEVLYR; encoded by the coding sequence ATGTTGCTTTTAAGCACTATCGACTTCAAGGACCCCTTCATTATGCTAATTATTTCATGGTTTGTCGGAACTTTGGGAGTTGACCGTTTTTTGATTGGAGATAAAGGCCTGGGTGTTGCAAAACTTCTAACTCTTGGTGGGTGCGGTTTTTGGGCGCTTATAGACCTGTTTTTAATTAGCTCAAGAACAAGAGAAACTAACTTAGCAAAATTAAATGAAGTCTTATATAGGTAG
- a CDS encoding DNA starvation/stationary phase protection protein has translation MKHYDMLQKYLANLALLNVKLHNVHWNVVGMQFLKVHNLTEEIYNSFFEAYDEVAELLKMKGVHPASTMAEYLQLTDIEEIKARDFNIKESLEILKNDLVTMRTLATDIRNTADEAGDFETVAMFEDFVAAHSKNIWFLTAILK, from the coding sequence ATGAAGCATTATGATATGTTACAAAAGTATTTAGCCAACCTGGCTTTGTTGAATGTTAAACTGCACAACGTGCATTGGAATGTAGTAGGTATGCAGTTTTTAAAGGTACATAATCTGACAGAGGAAATCTATAACAGCTTCTTTGAAGCCTATGACGAAGTTGCGGAACTTCTTAAGATGAAGGGCGTTCATCCGGCATCCACTATGGCTGAATATCTACAGTTGACAGACATAGAAGAAATTAAAGCCAGAGACTTCAACATTAAAGAAAGCTTAGAGATCTTAAAGAATGATCTTGTAACTATGAGAACTTTGGCTACAGATATAAGAAACACCGCCGATGAGGCCGGAGACTTTGAAACAGTTGCAATGTTCGAAGACTTTGTAGCAGCTCATAGCAAAAACATCTGGTTTTTAACTGCTATCCTTAAGTAA
- a CDS encoding PDZ domain-containing protein produces MKRISLAFALLFIFVSTSFAASIYTTTIKDCKPEQVQDLLIEVMTGKNFVVNEVTPHKITFDKNFGDGFWAVYQNATVRFNLLERDGNVKMMVTQTEKVSSSGTVFERKRGIDHLIPIIKEVRHNIDHTPLDEIVNEAVDQQPGSGNVREKKLGLTLTDKDLQNVYRVKTVEPGSAAADAKIVMNDKVLEINGQDLSALDKNALNTYMANKWASGSTLMILIEHEGEQRMVTIKKEK; encoded by the coding sequence ATGAAAAGAATATCCTTGGCTTTTGCTCTGTTGTTTATCTTTGTATCCACTTCTTTTGCAGCATCCATTTATACAACCACCATTAAAGATTGCAAACCAGAACAAGTTCAAGACTTGTTGATAGAAGTAATGACAGGTAAAAACTTTGTCGTTAATGAAGTAACTCCTCATAAAATCACTTTCGATAAAAACTTCGGTGATGGATTTTGGGCTGTCTATCAAAATGCAACCGTTAGATTTAACTTGCTTGAAAGAGATGGCAACGTCAAAATGATGGTAACTCAAACGGAAAAAGTATCCAGCAGCGGTACAGTTTTCGAACGCAAACGCGGTATAGACCATCTTATCCCAATCATAAAAGAAGTGCGCCACAACATCGACCATACTCCGCTGGACGAAATAGTAAATGAAGCCGTTGACCAACAGCCTGGTTCAGGAAATGTTAGAGAGAAGAAACTTGGGTTAACTCTGACGGACAAAGATCTCCAGAACGTTTATAGAGTAAAGACAGTTGAGCCGGGAAGCGCAGCTGCCGACGCAAAGATTGTTATGAATGACAAGGTGCTAGAAATAAACGGACAAGATCTTTCGGCCCTAGATAAAAACGCACTGAATACTTACATGGCAAATAAATGGGCATCAGGTTCAACTCTTATGATTTTGATTGAGCATGAGGGCGAACAAAGAATGGTAACAATTAAAAAAGAGAAATAG